The following nucleotide sequence is from Candidatus Zixiibacteriota bacterium.
TTTGCTACGGACGCGCCCCAGTAATCGGGATACTCTGTAATAGCAGCCAAAGCAACATACCCGCCATAGGATGTTCCTTTGATGGCTATCTTGCCTTTTTTTGCATATCCTTGCTCGATAAGCCAGTCGGCTGCTGCTTTGTAGTCTTTTATAGAATCGAGCCGCTTGCGGTGGTCATCGAGGGTCATATATTCTCTGCCGTAGCCCTCGCTTCCCCTGACATTGGGAGCCAATATGCCATAACCGTTTTGAAGTAGATACTGAAAATGGCGGTAGAAGAACGGCCGATACTGCCCCTCCGGTCCGCCATGAGCATGGATAACAAACGGTATCACATCGCCTTTATAGCCGGGCGGAAGAAACAGGAATGCCGGAATCTCTTTGCCATCGAAAGTTTTATAATGTATGAGAATTGGTTCGATGAAAATATCGGGATTGATGCCGGCATAGCTGGAGAAAGTTACCTGTTTTAATTTCTTTGTTTGCCAATTCCAGGTCCAGAGATCACCGGTTTTAGTAGGCGAGTTGTAGTTGAATATCAATTGACTGCCCTTGCCAAAGTATGGTCCCGATATGATGCCCGAAAGCGGCGGCGCTGGAAGCTCTTTATGTGATTCCGTATCGATTATATGCAGGATACCGTAGCCGTTCTCATTATCAATCCAAGCTAAATAGCGGCGGTTATCGGATAAAACCATATCCTCGGTTTCCCAGGGGGAATTGAGGTTGATAAACTCGAATTTATCTTTCTTAATATTGTATTTGGCGACTTTCTTGAGGTTCATTTTATTCTTGTTAGTTACCATCCAGATATATTTATTATCCGGTGAGAACTGCCCGCCATTAAAATTGTAGTCGCCTTTATGCTTCGCAAGCTGTTCTATTTTGTGGGATTCAAGATTCAACAAATAAAGCTCGTTATTAACATTTTTCGGCCAGGCTTCAATAAGCAATAGACTGCCGTCAATGGATATATCCACAGG
It contains:
- a CDS encoding S9 family peptidase, whose translation is MLRIINIIIVLMLFVSSPILQADDEYIPDIATFMQIGGAGMGEISPIDGMIYFASSISGEMQIYKITKEGWPYRLTFFDDGINGYNISPDGSKMIVMACRGGNERSQIYLMNPNTGRIKALTDKLDVRFGSVIWGPDSKTIYYYSNEANNRDFYIYAMAVETGQSRLVKDIEGINDPVDISIDGSLLLIEAWPKNVNNELYLLNLESHKIEQLAKHKGDYNFNGGQFSPDNKYIWMVTNKNKMNLKKVAKYNIKKDKFEFINLNSPWETEDMVLSDNRRYLAWIDNENGYGILHIIDTESHKELPAPPLSGIISGPYFGKGSQLIFNYNSPTKTGDLWTWNWQTKKLKQVTFSSYAGINPDIFIEPILIHYKTFDGKEIPAFLFLPPGYKGDVIPFVIHAHGGPEGQYRPFFYRHFQYLLQNGYGILAPNVRGSEGYGREYMTLDDHRKRLDSIKDYKAAADWLIEQGYAKKGKIAIKGTSYGGYVALAAITEYPDYWGASVAKVGISNFKTFLINTADYRRAIREAEYGPLTDSVWLESISPMSKVDNITSPLLLVHGVNDPRVPVDEARQIFHAINNRGGTVDTLIFQDEGHGTAKKENNIAFYRKLIEFFDKHLKY